Proteins from one Athalia rosae chromosome 8, iyAthRosa1.1, whole genome shotgun sequence genomic window:
- the LOC105686511 gene encoding DDB1- and CUL4-associated factor 11 isoform X2 has translation MLRRQQAGGGQVHFISSDHDDSDEEYAAIPPPYRVTTRPNTSILDKSEISLATKQACGLSDDGSKQATSITSMIQNRALGPGFSIGQKCRIASSFLPNKMHPLVKYSSKAFCGSHSKDGRFFLTASQDRFLRLYYTQEGEFVEFKKIPARDVGWSILDTAFSPDGNYIVYSSWSECLYLCPVYGDSENQESLSLCPEDRRFCIFSLVFSSDGREILGGANDGFLYVYDRECHQRALRIEGHDDDVNTVAFADNTSQILYSAGDDGLCKVWDRRTLSETDPNPVGILAGHMDGITYIDPRGDGRYLVTNSKDQTIKLWDVRAFSNQDAELNTRKAVALQNWDYRWQKVPKSLYKAKNMLEGDTSVMTYRGHSVLQTLIRCHFSPAATTGQRYIYTGCATGKIIIYDVLTGAIVSSLGGHKGCVRDVSWHPYHQEIVSTSWDGTIASWRYSGKASMDSSDSDDDSDTQSMPRTGLRRSQRIAAQRAKHTAAC, from the exons ATGTTGAGGCGACAGCAGGCAGGCGG TGGGCAGGTACACTTCATATCTTCGGATCACGATGATTCGGACGAGGAATATGCTGCCATTCCGCCACCGTACAGAGTTACAACTAGGCCCAACACATCAATACTCGAT aaaagtgaaataagTCTAGCCACAAAACAGGCTTGCGGTCTGTCTGACGACGGGAGCAAACAGGCCACGTCTATAACGTCCATGATACAAAACAGAGCTCTCGGCCCCGGATTCAGCATCGGACAAAAATGTAGAATAGCCAGCAGCTTTCTGCCGAACAAAATGCACCCCCTCGTCAAATACAGCAGCAAGGCGTTCTGCGGATCGCACTCCAaagatggaagattttttctcacagCTAGTCAAG ACCGATTCCTGCGTCTCTATTACACGCAAGAAGGAGAGTTTGTGGAGTTCAAAAAAATACCCGCACGAGACGTGGGCTGGAGCATCCTCGACACAGCCTTCAGTCCCGACGGCAATTACATCGTCTACTCGAGCTGGTCGGAGTGCT TGTACCTATGCCCTGTCTACggggactctgaaaatcaggaGTCCTTGTCGCTGTGCCCGGAGGATCGTAGGTTCTGTATATTCTCTCTGGTGTTCTCGAGCGACGGCAGAGAAATACTCGGTGGAGCCAACGACGGATTTTTGTACGTCTACGACAGAGAATGCCACCAACGGGCCCTCAGG ATCGAGGGCCACGACGACGATGTAAATACAGTCGCCTTCGCCGACAACACCTCCCAGATCCTCTACAGCGCCGGTGACGACGGTCTCTGCAAG GTGTGGGACAGGAGAACGTTGAGTGAAACTGACCCAAACCCTGTCGGTATTTTGGCAGGACACATGGACGGGATAACCTACATAGATCCGCGGGGGGATGGCAGGTATTTGGTAACGAACAGCAAAGACCAGACCATCAAGTTGTGGGACGTGAGGGCCTTTTCGAACCAGGACGCCGAACTGAACACTCGAAAGGCCGTTGCTCTCCAGAATTGGGATTACAGGTGGCAGAAAGTGCCCAAAAGCT TGTACAAGGCGAAGAACATGCTCGAGGGGGACACGAGCGTGATGACGTATCGAGGGCATTCGGTGCTGCAGACATTGATACGCTGTCACTTCTCACCTGCCGCGACCACTGGCCAGAGATACATATACACGGGTTGTGCGACAGGGAAAATAATAA TATACGACGTGCTGACCGGAGCCATAGTGAGCTCTCTGGGAGGACACAAGGGGTGCGTACGAGACGTGAGTTGGCATCCGTACCACCAGGAAATCGTATCGACTTCT TGGGATGGAACAATAGCCAGCTGGCGTTACTCTGGTAAGGCGTCGATGGACTCTTCGGACTCGGACGACGACAGCGACACGCAATCCATGCCACGTACCGGGCTGAGAAGAAGTCAGAGGATAGCTGCGCAGCGAGCGAAGCACACAGCTGCTTGCTAG
- the LOC105686510 gene encoding putative serine protease K12H4.7, protein MRSVQLFVFLVVGVNLVLGFRSFARGRSKGGSLGEPILNESHALPEDQWFEQFLDHFNPTETRTWKQRYFVNSDFHKKGGPVFLMIGGEGAASPKWMVEGQWIDYARRYGALCFQLEHRFYGKSHPTADLSIKNLVYLTSEQALADLAYFIEGMNLLHQIPAGTKWITFGGSYPGSLAAWSRYKYPHLVHGAMSASGPLLAKIDFQQYYVVVEDALRTHSQACIDAVVAANRQVHIMLRHPVGQKGLAEKFKFCSPVDTQTKRNDIANLYESLASNFAGVVQYNKDNRRSSKTSNITIGTICDILVDEKRGTPVSRLAEMSNLLLEANGEKCFEFKYSKMINELCNVSWADEVAEGGRQWMYQTCTEFGFFQTSTARPQLFSETFPLEFFVQQCTDVFGPKYNMHLLEAAVERTNTIYGAFDLDVSNVVFVHGSIDPWHALGITKSSNPRAPAIYINGTAHCANMYPKSENDPPQLTEARERVGQLIGEWLKN, encoded by the exons ATGCGTAGCGTCCAGCTCTTCGTGTTCCTGGTGGTCGGCGTGAACCTTGTGCTTGGGTTTCGAAGCTTTGCCCGCGGTAGGAGCAAGGGTGGAAGTCTCGGAGAGCCAATTCTCAATGAGAGTCATGCGTTACCTGAGGATCAGTGGTTCGAGCAATTCCTCGACCATTTCAACCCAACCGAGACCAGAACATGGAAGCAG CGATACTTCGTGAATTCGGATTTCCACAAAAAAGGTGGGCCTGTTTTTCTCATGATCGGAGGCGAGGGAGCCGCCAGCCCGAAATGGATGGTGGAAGGACAATGGATTGATTATGCTCGGCGATACGGTGCGCTCTGCTTTCAATTGGAGCATCGTTTCTATGGCAAAAGTCATCCTACTGC TGATCTGAGTATCAAAAACCTTGTGTACCTCACCTCCGAACAAGCACTGGCCGACTTGGCATATTTTATCGAGGGGATGAACCTGTTGCATCAAATTCCTGCGGGGACTAAGTGGATCACTTTCGGAGGCTCTTATCCGGGTTCCTTAGCTGCTTGGTCTCGATACAAATATCCTCACCTTGTGCACGGAGCCATGTCAGCCAGCGGTCCTCTTTTGGCAAAGATCGACTTCCAGC AATATTACGTGGTGGTGGAAGACGCTTTGCGAACGCATTCGCAGGCTTGCATAGATGCGGTGGTAGCTGCCAACAGACAGGTGCATATCATGCTGCGTCATCCTGTCGGGCAGAAAGGGCTTGCCGAAAAATTCAAGTTCTGCTCTCCCGTTGATACACAAACGAAACGTAACGACATTGCAAACTTGTACGAATCGCTGGCCAGCAATTTCGCCGGTGTGGTACAATACAACAAGGATAACCGTAGGAGTTCCAAAACTTCCAACATAACTATCGGCACGATATGCGACATCCTGGTGGATGAGAAAAGAGGAACGCCAGTATCTCGTCTGGCAGAAATGAGCAACTTACTCTTGGAGGCCAACGGGGAGAAGTGCTTCGAATTCAAATACTCCAAGATGATCAACGAGCTCTGCAATGTCAGCTGGGCCGATGAAGTGGCTGAAGGGGGTCGCCAATGGATGTACCAAACGTGTACCGAGTTTGGATTCTTCCAAACGTCCACTGCACGTCCTCAACTTTTCAGCGAAACTTTCCCACTGGAATTTTTTGTCCAGCAGTGCACCGACGTCTTCGGACCCAA GTACAATATGCACCTTTTGGAGGCTGCCGTGGAGCGTACGAACACAATTTATGGGGCGTTTGATCTGGATGTGAGCAACGTTGTGTTCGTTCACGGTAGTATCGACCCCTGGCATGCCCTTGGGATAACGAAGTCATCGAATCCACGGGCACCAGCCATCTACATAAACG GTACCGCCCACTGCGCCAATATGTATCCCAAGTCTGAGAATGATCCACCGCAGTTGACCGAAGCGAGGGAGCGAGTCGGTCAGCTGATCGGCGAATGGCTCAAGAACTGA
- the LOC105686511 gene encoding DDB1- and CUL4-associated factor 11 isoform X1 yields MGGINSRNMDFEQDPGLTAILQYLIRSGQVHFISSDHDDSDEEYAAIPPPYRVTTRPNTSILDKSEISLATKQACGLSDDGSKQATSITSMIQNRALGPGFSIGQKCRIASSFLPNKMHPLVKYSSKAFCGSHSKDGRFFLTASQDRFLRLYYTQEGEFVEFKKIPARDVGWSILDTAFSPDGNYIVYSSWSECLYLCPVYGDSENQESLSLCPEDRRFCIFSLVFSSDGREILGGANDGFLYVYDRECHQRALRIEGHDDDVNTVAFADNTSQILYSAGDDGLCKVWDRRTLSETDPNPVGILAGHMDGITYIDPRGDGRYLVTNSKDQTIKLWDVRAFSNQDAELNTRKAVALQNWDYRWQKVPKSLYKAKNMLEGDTSVMTYRGHSVLQTLIRCHFSPAATTGQRYIYTGCATGKIIIYDVLTGAIVSSLGGHKGCVRDVSWHPYHQEIVSTSWDGTIASWRYSGKASMDSSDSDDDSDTQSMPRTGLRRSQRIAAQRAKHTAAC; encoded by the exons ATGGGAGGCATAAATTCCCGTAATATGGATTTCGAGCAGGATCCAGGACTCACAGCAattttacaatatttaatAAGAAG TGGGCAGGTACACTTCATATCTTCGGATCACGATGATTCGGACGAGGAATATGCTGCCATTCCGCCACCGTACAGAGTTACAACTAGGCCCAACACATCAATACTCGAT aaaagtgaaataagTCTAGCCACAAAACAGGCTTGCGGTCTGTCTGACGACGGGAGCAAACAGGCCACGTCTATAACGTCCATGATACAAAACAGAGCTCTCGGCCCCGGATTCAGCATCGGACAAAAATGTAGAATAGCCAGCAGCTTTCTGCCGAACAAAATGCACCCCCTCGTCAAATACAGCAGCAAGGCGTTCTGCGGATCGCACTCCAaagatggaagattttttctcacagCTAGTCAAG ACCGATTCCTGCGTCTCTATTACACGCAAGAAGGAGAGTTTGTGGAGTTCAAAAAAATACCCGCACGAGACGTGGGCTGGAGCATCCTCGACACAGCCTTCAGTCCCGACGGCAATTACATCGTCTACTCGAGCTGGTCGGAGTGCT TGTACCTATGCCCTGTCTACggggactctgaaaatcaggaGTCCTTGTCGCTGTGCCCGGAGGATCGTAGGTTCTGTATATTCTCTCTGGTGTTCTCGAGCGACGGCAGAGAAATACTCGGTGGAGCCAACGACGGATTTTTGTACGTCTACGACAGAGAATGCCACCAACGGGCCCTCAGG ATCGAGGGCCACGACGACGATGTAAATACAGTCGCCTTCGCCGACAACACCTCCCAGATCCTCTACAGCGCCGGTGACGACGGTCTCTGCAAG GTGTGGGACAGGAGAACGTTGAGTGAAACTGACCCAAACCCTGTCGGTATTTTGGCAGGACACATGGACGGGATAACCTACATAGATCCGCGGGGGGATGGCAGGTATTTGGTAACGAACAGCAAAGACCAGACCATCAAGTTGTGGGACGTGAGGGCCTTTTCGAACCAGGACGCCGAACTGAACACTCGAAAGGCCGTTGCTCTCCAGAATTGGGATTACAGGTGGCAGAAAGTGCCCAAAAGCT TGTACAAGGCGAAGAACATGCTCGAGGGGGACACGAGCGTGATGACGTATCGAGGGCATTCGGTGCTGCAGACATTGATACGCTGTCACTTCTCACCTGCCGCGACCACTGGCCAGAGATACATATACACGGGTTGTGCGACAGGGAAAATAATAA TATACGACGTGCTGACCGGAGCCATAGTGAGCTCTCTGGGAGGACACAAGGGGTGCGTACGAGACGTGAGTTGGCATCCGTACCACCAGGAAATCGTATCGACTTCT TGGGATGGAACAATAGCCAGCTGGCGTTACTCTGGTAAGGCGTCGATGGACTCTTCGGACTCGGACGACGACAGCGACACGCAATCCATGCCACGTACCGGGCTGAGAAGAAGTCAGAGGATAGCTGCGCAGCGAGCGAAGCACACAGCTGCTTGCTAG